Proteins from one Pontibacter korlensis genomic window:
- the nagB gene encoding glucosamine-6-phosphate deaminase translates to MHPLKNNVAFNPQRSTPRLNLLEETRFEKLPVSVFPDQHTASVSVAKRIADLIRSKQDKGEQAVLGLATGATPVGVYEELVRMHREEGLSFRNVITFNLDEYYPMQPDAAQSYVTFMNENLFNHIDIDKDNVHIPDGTLPKEEIHEYCLNYERQIEEVGGLDLQVLGIGRTGHIGFNEPGSAPNSGTRLVTLDDLTRRDAARDFGGKENVPTKAITMGIGTIFKAREIILMAWSQKKAPIIKKAVEGEMSSEVPATYLQLSNNVEFVLDEDAASELTRFNTPWLVKDCVWDTQLTKKAVIWLSEKVNKPILKLTDEDYNNNGMAQLATEFGPAYDINIDIFNKIQHTITGWPGGKPKADDSQRPERAEPARKRVVIFSPHPDDDVISMGGTFIRLVDQGHEVHVAYQTSGNTAVWDDDVLRYVEFAIDFNKSLGNDTSKLQKVYDDMRGFIEEKHPNQVDTQEIMNVKGFIRKSEAYAGARYAGLEDENIHFMALPFYETGKHKKNSVSDEDINQTIELLQRVKPHQVFAAGDFADPHGTHIVCFRIIVEALKRLKQAGEAWVNDCWLWMYRGAWHEFETYEIEMAVPLSPKEVLRKRQAIFKHQSQKDTPVFPGDDAREFWVRAEERNRETAEQYHKLGLADYEAMEAFVRYHY, encoded by the coding sequence ATGCATCCACTAAAGAACAATGTCGCTTTCAATCCACAACGCAGTACACCAAGGCTTAACCTCCTGGAAGAAACGCGTTTTGAGAAACTTCCGGTAAGCGTATTCCCTGACCAGCACACTGCTTCCGTGTCTGTGGCAAAACGCATTGCCGACCTGATCAGAAGCAAGCAAGACAAAGGGGAACAGGCAGTGCTTGGACTGGCTACTGGTGCCACTCCTGTGGGCGTATACGAGGAGCTGGTGAGAATGCACCGCGAGGAGGGCCTTAGCTTCCGCAACGTCATCACCTTTAACCTCGACGAGTATTATCCAATGCAACCTGACGCGGCTCAAAGCTATGTCACGTTCATGAACGAGAACCTCTTCAACCACATCGATATTGACAAGGATAACGTGCATATTCCGGACGGCACTTTGCCTAAGGAAGAAATACACGAATATTGCCTGAACTATGAGCGCCAGATAGAAGAGGTTGGTGGCCTGGACCTACAGGTTTTAGGCATCGGTCGTACAGGTCACATCGGCTTTAACGAGCCAGGTTCCGCGCCTAACTCAGGCACGCGCCTTGTCACGCTCGATGACCTGACACGCCGTGATGCTGCCCGTGATTTCGGTGGTAAGGAAAATGTACCTACCAAGGCTATCACCATGGGTATTGGTACCATCTTCAAGGCTCGCGAGATCATCCTGATGGCCTGGAGCCAGAAAAAAGCCCCTATCATTAAAAAAGCTGTGGAAGGTGAAATGTCGAGCGAGGTACCGGCTACATACCTGCAGCTGTCGAACAACGTGGAGTTTGTTCTTGATGAAGACGCCGCTTCTGAGCTGACGCGCTTTAACACTCCGTGGCTGGTGAAGGATTGTGTTTGGGATACACAGCTAACCAAGAAAGCGGTGATCTGGCTGTCTGAAAAGGTTAACAAACCAATTCTGAAGCTAACTGACGAGGATTACAACAACAACGGTATGGCGCAGCTCGCTACTGAGTTTGGTCCTGCCTATGACATCAACATCGACATCTTTAACAAGATACAGCATACAATTACTGGCTGGCCGGGTGGTAAGCCAAAAGCTGATGATTCTCAACGTCCTGAGCGAGCAGAGCCTGCCCGTAAGCGTGTGGTGATCTTCTCCCCTCACCCTGACGATGATGTAATATCCATGGGTGGTACCTTTATCAGACTGGTAGACCAGGGACATGAGGTACACGTGGCTTACCAGACCTCAGGCAATACGGCCGTGTGGGATGATGATGTGCTGCGCTATGTGGAGTTTGCCATAGACTTCAACAAGAGCCTTGGCAACGACACCAGCAAGCTGCAGAAAGTATACGACGACATGCGTGGCTTTATTGAAGAGAAGCACCCGAACCAGGTGGACACGCAGGAGATTATGAATGTGAAGGGCTTCATCCGTAAAAGTGAGGCTTATGCTGGCGCCCGCTATGCTGGACTGGAAGATGAGAACATCCACTTCATGGCACTGCCTTTCTACGAAACAGGGAAGCACAAAAAGAACTCTGTTTCTGATGAAGACATAAACCAAACGATAGAGCTGCTTCAGCGTGTAAAACCGCACCAGGTATTTGCTGCCGGTGACTTTGCCGACCCACACGGCACACACATTGTATGCTTTAGAATAATAGTAGAGGCGCTTAAGCGACTGAAGCAAGCAGGTGAGGCATGGGTAAATGACTGCTGGTTGTGGATGTACCGAGGTGCATGGCACGAATTTGAAACATATGAGATTGAGATGGCTGTTCCGCTTTCACCGAAAGAGGTGTTGCGTAAGCGCCAGGCAATTTTCAAACACCAGTCTCAAAAAGATACGCCGGTTTTTCCGGGCGACGACGCACGCGAGTTTTGGGTTCGTGCTGAGGAGCGCAACCGTGAAACGGCTGAACAATATCATAAACTTGGCCTTGCTGACTATGAGGCCATGGAGGCATTCGTACGCTACCATTACTAA
- a CDS encoding SusD/RagB family nutrient-binding outer membrane lipoprotein, whose product MKKKLYIVLMSCLGLWSCDDFDDLNVNPNLPSEASGTQLIANAELSLPSLSASPTGEFLAQYLAETQYVTASLYPAGGTSFYWLYEGPLMNLQAVLDNAESLSGNDGPIANQLAVAKILKAYYFWHITDRWGDVPYTEALQGANNFTPQYDTQESIYNSLFALLDEADNQIVSGSITNDIIYGGNMAKWQKLGNTIRLLMALRLSEVDPSKASAEFNKALEAGVMTSNDDNLVFHHLADANNQNYWYGQWIALNREWWALTETLVDEMKPVNDPRLAVYGQPARETGEYVGLNFGETQNMNTDDYSLLGPAIYAQDAPIYLVTYAQVLFAQAEAAKRGWIPGGDAEAEALYNEAVEQSVLQWTASTDGVEELLSQPELAYDPARAIEQIATQRWVHLFMHGYEAWAEYRRTGYPNNLVAPGGAAVPNRQMYPDLEAQNNSVNYNEAIQRQFEGTDGLYGQLWWDK is encoded by the coding sequence ATGAAGAAAAAGTTATATATCGTACTGATGTCGTGTCTCGGGCTGTGGAGCTGTGATGATTTCGATGATCTGAACGTAAACCCAAACCTGCCCAGCGAGGCATCGGGTACACAACTGATTGCCAACGCAGAACTGTCTCTTCCATCGCTTAGCGCATCCCCGACTGGCGAATTCTTAGCGCAGTACCTGGCCGAGACGCAGTATGTAACCGCATCGCTGTACCCTGCTGGTGGCACAAGCTTTTACTGGCTGTACGAAGGCCCGCTCATGAACCTGCAAGCTGTTCTGGACAATGCTGAAAGCCTTAGCGGCAACGATGGCCCGATAGCGAACCAATTAGCCGTAGCCAAAATCCTGAAGGCATACTACTTCTGGCATATTACTGACCGTTGGGGTGATGTACCTTACACAGAGGCTCTTCAGGGGGCAAACAACTTTACGCCTCAGTATGATACACAGGAATCTATCTATAACAGCCTGTTTGCGTTATTAGATGAGGCAGATAACCAGATTGTATCGGGCAGTATCACCAACGATATTATCTATGGTGGTAACATGGCAAAGTGGCAGAAGCTTGGAAACACCATACGTTTGCTGATGGCCCTGCGCCTCTCTGAGGTTGACCCTTCTAAAGCCAGTGCTGAGTTTAATAAGGCACTCGAGGCTGGCGTTATGACCTCTAACGATGATAACCTGGTGTTCCATCACCTGGCCGATGCCAATAACCAGAACTACTGGTACGGCCAATGGATAGCTCTGAACCGTGAGTGGTGGGCATTAACTGAAACACTGGTAGATGAAATGAAACCAGTGAACGACCCAAGACTGGCAGTTTACGGACAACCAGCCAGAGAAACCGGAGAGTATGTAGGCCTGAACTTCGGGGAAACCCAGAACATGAACACCGACGATTACTCCTTGCTAGGACCTGCCATTTATGCTCAGGATGCGCCAATTTATCTGGTAACATATGCGCAGGTTCTCTTTGCTCAGGCTGAGGCAGCGAAGCGCGGATGGATACCTGGTGGAGATGCCGAGGCTGAAGCTTTATATAATGAGGCAGTCGAACAATCAGTATTGCAGTGGACAGCAAGTACAGATGGAGTAGAGGAGCTTCTTTCTCAGCCTGAGCTTGCCTATGATCCTGCCAGAGCTATAGAGCAGATCGCGACGCAGCGCTGGGTGCACTTGTTCATGCACGGTTATGAGGCTTGGGCAGAGTATAGAAGGACAGGCTACCCGAATAATTTAGTTGCCCCTGGTGGTGCCGCTGTTCCGAACAGACAGATGTACCCAGACCTGGAAGCCCAGAACAATTCGGTTAACTATAACGAGGCGATACAGCGCCAGTTTGAAGGCACCGATGGTCTGTATGGCCAACTATGGTGGGACAAATAA
- a CDS encoding glycoside hydrolase family 10 protein: MRKHLLEYFLLLILTINAAHAQSQPEPPKREFRAVWIATVANIDWPGQKGLSPAVQQQEFKYILDEHQKNGINAVIVQIRPAADAIYRSSLEPWSEWLTGKQGLAMNPPYDPLQFMLDEAHKRGMEFHAWFNPYRATFDAKAVVAPNHITKRKPEWFVKYDGKLVFNPGIPEVRQYITNVVMDVVNRYDIDGVHFDDYFYPYPVANKPFPDNNTYAAFKGLFSNRNDWRRYNVDELIKGISDSINAVKPYVKFGISPFGVWKNLADGPDGSATTAGAPSYTALYADTRKWMQLGWIDYLVPQLYWHIGNKAADYKTLVEWWAQNTFQRHLYIGHGAYKVGTDLTYREWHDPAEIPRQLQLARITPNIGGSVFFSSKSVMSNPNHLQDSLRNTYYKYPALLPIMEWKQNEELEPPFSLVVRQTESGVRLHWQHDQDVRYYVVYRFEKQSIPVWKKEFWKERMWQPYDPDLNSPAHIVAKVFGSKTTFIDETPLESGKYVYVVTALDRQQNESAPSQAVTIKYKY; the protein is encoded by the coding sequence ATGAGAAAACATTTACTAGAGTACTTCCTGCTTCTTATTTTAACGATTAATGCAGCACATGCTCAATCTCAACCAGAGCCACCAAAGCGCGAGTTTCGTGCTGTTTGGATAGCAACAGTTGCGAACATAGATTGGCCTGGGCAAAAAGGACTGTCACCGGCAGTGCAGCAGCAAGAGTTTAAGTACATTTTAGATGAGCACCAGAAGAATGGCATAAATGCTGTAATAGTACAAATCAGGCCTGCCGCAGATGCAATTTACCGCAGCAGCTTGGAGCCTTGGTCTGAGTGGCTTACAGGTAAGCAGGGGCTGGCCATGAACCCACCTTACGACCCCCTGCAGTTTATGCTGGATGAAGCGCACAAACGAGGAATGGAGTTTCATGCATGGTTTAACCCCTACCGTGCCACCTTTGATGCCAAGGCGGTAGTTGCGCCCAACCATATCACCAAACGTAAGCCGGAGTGGTTTGTAAAGTATGATGGAAAGCTCGTGTTCAACCCTGGTATTCCGGAGGTACGCCAATACATCACGAATGTGGTGATGGATGTTGTTAACCGCTACGATATTGATGGGGTACACTTTGATGACTACTTCTACCCCTACCCTGTTGCCAATAAGCCATTTCCGGATAATAACACTTATGCTGCTTTCAAAGGCCTCTTCAGTAATAGAAACGACTGGAGACGCTATAATGTAGACGAGCTGATAAAGGGAATTTCCGATAGTATAAATGCAGTTAAGCCTTACGTGAAGTTTGGCATCAGTCCTTTTGGCGTTTGGAAGAACTTAGCTGATGGCCCTGATGGTTCTGCCACAACAGCTGGTGCACCAAGCTATACCGCCTTGTATGCCGACACCCGCAAATGGATGCAGCTCGGCTGGATTGATTACCTGGTACCACAGCTGTACTGGCACATTGGCAACAAAGCCGCCGACTATAAAACGCTGGTGGAATGGTGGGCACAGAACACTTTCCAGCGCCACTTATATATTGGGCACGGGGCCTATAAGGTTGGCACTGACCTAACTTACCGGGAATGGCACGACCCGGCTGAAATTCCGCGCCAGTTGCAGTTGGCCCGAATTACGCCAAATATTGGAGGAAGTGTTTTCTTCAGCTCAAAGTCTGTCATGAGTAACCCAAACCACCTGCAGGATTCCCTGCGCAATACCTACTATAAGTACCCTGCCCTGTTACCTATTATGGAGTGGAAACAGAACGAAGAACTGGAGCCGCCTTTCTCACTGGTTGTGCGCCAGACAGAATCAGGGGTAAGACTACACTGGCAGCACGACCAGGACGTGCGATACTATGTTGTCTACAGGTTTGAGAAGCAAAGCATCCCTGTCTGGAAAAAAGAATTCTGGAAAGAACGCATGTGGCAACCTTACGACCCGGACCTGAACAGCCCCGCTCATATTGTGGCGAAGGTGTTTGGCTCTAAAACTACTTTTATAGATGAAACCCCACTGGAAAGTGGAAAATATGTTTACGTAGTTACTGCACTGGACCGTCAGCAAAACGAGAGTGCTCCTTCTCAGGCTGTTACAATAAAGTATAAATACTAG
- a CDS encoding ROK family transcriptional regulator, with protein MSTLTSHTDHLETLNNVERKKFLQKVKIIRHLYVKGARTNADICSRFNISSPTSMGLLGELISEGLVEKQGLGKSVGGRKPDLYGLRNNSLFVLSIDMDRFRTRMAIMDNNNNYVTPVHTFAYTLPKDLSGLDTLNNWVQEMIASSGIDPQKLVGIGVSMPGLVASKKGDSRTYLRTDVIEESLQDLLSRKLGKPVFIQNDVKSAALAELRFGQAKGKQDVLVVSLDWGVGTGVVMDGRLRGGAAGFAGEFGHIPLVENGALCHCGKRGCLETVASGISLARIAQEGIKAGQKSLLSSLSEQELEQLEPQHIIEAARQGDQFAINLISETGVYLGKGIAILIQLFNPELVILGGKIAEAGQLITAPIQQSINTYCMAQLRETTSVALSTLGLQASMMGATATVMENILEQQLEQAR; from the coding sequence ATGAGCACCTTAACTTCACATACAGATCATCTGGAGACACTCAACAATGTTGAGAGGAAGAAATTTTTACAGAAAGTAAAGATTATCAGACACCTGTATGTAAAAGGCGCTCGCACCAATGCCGATATTTGCTCTCGCTTCAACATCAGTTCTCCTACTTCCATGGGCTTATTAGGTGAGCTCATCTCTGAGGGACTGGTGGAGAAGCAAGGGCTAGGCAAATCTGTTGGTGGCCGTAAACCCGACCTCTACGGACTCCGCAACAACTCTCTTTTTGTCCTTAGCATCGACATGGACCGGTTCAGAACCCGCATGGCGATCATGGACAACAACAACAACTATGTTACTCCTGTCCATACTTTTGCCTATACCCTTCCCAAAGACTTAAGCGGCCTGGACACCCTGAACAACTGGGTACAGGAAATGATAGCCTCATCTGGTATAGACCCACAGAAGTTGGTAGGTATAGGAGTAAGCATGCCAGGGCTTGTTGCCAGCAAGAAAGGCGACTCCCGCACCTACCTTAGAACTGATGTGATTGAAGAATCGCTACAAGACCTGCTGAGCCGCAAACTTGGAAAACCAGTCTTTATCCAGAACGACGTTAAAAGTGCAGCCCTGGCAGAACTTCGTTTTGGCCAGGCAAAAGGAAAGCAAGACGTTTTGGTTGTTTCCCTGGATTGGGGTGTAGGTACTGGCGTAGTGATGGACGGCAGGCTTCGTGGCGGCGCAGCTGGCTTTGCCGGTGAGTTTGGTCACATACCTCTGGTTGAAAACGGTGCCCTTTGCCATTGCGGTAAGCGCGGATGCCTGGAGACTGTTGCATCTGGTATTTCATTGGCAAGAATAGCCCAAGAGGGCATAAAGGCCGGACAAAAATCGCTGTTAAGCAGCCTATCAGAACAGGAGTTGGAGCAACTGGAGCCGCAGCACATTATAGAAGCGGCACGCCAGGGCGATCAGTTCGCCATCAATTTGATTTCCGAAACCGGTGTATACCTGGGTAAAGGCATCGCTATACTCATACAGCTATTTAATCCTGAGCTCGTTATACTCGGCGGAAAAATTGCTGAGGCCGGGCAGCTGATTACTGCACCTATACAGCAGTCTATCAACACGTACTGTATGGCACAGCTACGGGAGACTACCAGTGTTGCCCTATCTACGTTAGGCCTGCAGGCAAGCATGATGGGAGCTACAGCTACAGTGATGGAAAATATTCTGGAACAGCAACTTGAGCAAGCCAGATAA
- a CDS encoding glycoside hydrolase family 3 N-terminal domain-containing protein, which produces MDADAQRRTSKTRRSSVEKAAKAFDPATDPPFLNANQAWVDSVFNTLSPEERIAQLIMIPVYSNKDQAHIDSVSKLVTKYKVGGLIFFQGGPVRQARMTNRYQSESKVPLMVSIDGEWGLAMRLDSTIKFPYQMALGGIEDEKLIYEMGAEIARQCRRLGIHVNFAPVVDVNNNANNPVIGFRSFGEDKYNVTRKAMAYMRGMQDEKVLANAKHFPGHGDTNVDSHYGLPVIHFSKIRLDSVELYPFRELMKNGLGSLMVAHMNIPVLDNTVNLASTLSKPIVSDLLKKEMGYKGLVFTDALNMQGVAKFYAPGIVDVKALLAGNDMLLNTMDVKTTIQEIKKAIANGEITQEEVDARARKVLAAKQWLGLDNYKPVELENLVEDLNNPHAKYLNQQLVEASLTLLRNKQNILPIQNIDTLKVAALAIGTNKQTDFQRDLARYTKVDTFFLQPTASIAELMALKEKLQDYNMVIAGVHNLNLKAGGSNFGISAEMNLFLKDLIRSKPTIVGVFANVYSLAELESLDKADAVIAAYQESPETQDLAAQMIFGGVGAKGKLPVTINSAFKIGDGLKTEGGLRFAYTMPEAVGLKTADFKGIDSLVAQAMEQKATPGAQVLVAKDGKVIYHKAYGYHTYDNERPVEVTDLYDLASVTKISTSLAAFMKLSGEGRFDVDRTLGEYLPMMEGSNKADLKYRDILTHQAGLKSWIPFWKETVKKNGKFKWRTFKADSSRRFPIKVADNLYIHRKYAKRIYKEIEKSPLNEKPGYVYSDLSFILAPLVVQHITGEDFETYLKEKIYKPIGATSLTFNPYKYYSPEDIVPTEYDSLFRKQLLHTTVHDEGAAMLGGVSGHAGLFGNSNDVAKLMQLYLNDGKFAGQTYISGNKVSQFSKCQFCDQGNYRAIGFDRPAKPGQQNSNAAPSAPVESFGHSGFTGTYTWVDPVNNLVYVFLSNRVHPTRENNLLGKLNTRTNVLQVVYDAIEKSQKVQQ; this is translated from the coding sequence ATGGATGCGGATGCGCAGAGGCGCACCTCTAAAACCCGTCGCAGCTCTGTTGAGAAGGCGGCTAAAGCCTTCGATCCTGCTACGGATCCTCCTTTCCTGAATGCCAACCAAGCCTGGGTTGACTCAGTATTCAACACCCTTAGCCCGGAGGAGCGAATTGCACAGCTGATCATGATTCCGGTATACTCTAACAAAGACCAGGCGCATATCGACTCGGTAAGCAAGCTGGTAACAAAGTATAAAGTAGGTGGCTTAATTTTCTTCCAGGGGGGACCGGTGCGACAGGCACGTATGACCAACCGCTACCAGAGCGAAAGTAAAGTGCCGCTGATGGTAAGTATAGATGGGGAGTGGGGCCTGGCAATGCGTCTTGATAGTACCATCAAGTTTCCTTACCAAATGGCTTTGGGTGGCATAGAGGATGAAAAGTTAATTTACGAGATGGGGGCTGAGATTGCCCGCCAGTGCCGTCGCTTAGGTATCCACGTAAATTTTGCTCCTGTGGTGGATGTAAATAACAACGCCAATAACCCTGTAATCGGCTTCCGCTCTTTCGGTGAGGACAAGTATAATGTTACCCGTAAGGCAATGGCCTATATGCGTGGCATGCAGGACGAGAAAGTGCTGGCAAACGCCAAACACTTCCCTGGCCACGGAGATACCAATGTGGACTCTCACTATGGTTTACCTGTAATCCACTTCTCTAAAATCCGCCTTGACTCTGTTGAGTTGTATCCGTTCAGAGAGCTGATGAAGAACGGCCTGGGTAGCTTGATGGTAGCGCACATGAACATCCCTGTGCTGGACAATACCGTTAACCTTGCTTCTACACTTTCCAAGCCCATTGTGTCGGACCTGCTGAAAAAGGAGATGGGATACAAAGGGCTTGTGTTTACAGATGCATTGAACATGCAGGGAGTTGCCAAATTTTATGCTCCCGGGATAGTGGATGTAAAGGCTTTGCTGGCTGGCAACGACATGCTGCTGAACACAATGGACGTGAAAACCACCATCCAGGAAATAAAGAAAGCTATTGCAAATGGTGAGATAACACAGGAGGAGGTAGACGCCCGTGCCCGTAAGGTTTTAGCCGCAAAGCAGTGGTTGGGGCTTGACAACTATAAGCCTGTGGAACTAGAGAATCTTGTCGAGGATCTGAATAACCCACACGCCAAGTACCTGAACCAGCAATTAGTTGAAGCCTCACTTACATTGCTCCGCAACAAGCAGAACATCCTGCCTATTCAGAACATAGATACACTAAAAGTAGCTGCACTTGCTATTGGTACTAACAAGCAGACAGACTTCCAGCGTGATTTGGCACGCTATACCAAAGTAGATACTTTCTTCCTGCAGCCGACTGCCTCTATTGCAGAACTGATGGCTCTTAAAGAGAAGCTGCAAGATTATAACATGGTTATTGCAGGTGTGCATAACCTGAACCTGAAGGCTGGTGGCAGCAACTTTGGCATATCTGCCGAAATGAACCTGTTCCTGAAAGACCTTATCCGTTCTAAGCCAACCATAGTAGGCGTGTTTGCCAATGTGTACAGCCTGGCTGAGCTAGAGAGCCTGGATAAAGCGGATGCTGTTATTGCTGCCTACCAGGAGTCGCCTGAAACGCAGGACCTGGCAGCACAGATGATCTTCGGCGGTGTTGGGGCAAAAGGAAAGCTGCCTGTAACTATAAACAGCGCCTTTAAAATAGGAGACGGCCTGAAAACAGAAGGTGGTTTACGCTTTGCCTATACTATGCCGGAGGCTGTTGGTCTGAAGACCGCGGATTTTAAAGGAATTGATTCTCTTGTGGCGCAGGCTATGGAGCAGAAAGCAACTCCAGGCGCGCAGGTGCTTGTGGCTAAAGATGGAAAAGTAATCTACCACAAAGCTTATGGCTACCACACTTATGACAACGAGCGCCCGGTAGAGGTAACTGACTTGTATGACCTGGCATCGGTAACCAAAATCAGTACCTCGTTGGCAGCGTTCATGAAGTTGAGCGGAGAGGGACGTTTTGATGTAGACCGCACACTAGGCGAATACCTGCCTATGATGGAGGGATCCAACAAGGCTGACCTGAAGTACCGCGATATCCTGACGCACCAGGCAGGACTTAAATCCTGGATACCATTCTGGAAGGAGACTGTTAAAAAGAACGGTAAGTTTAAGTGGCGCACTTTTAAGGCTGATTCTTCCCGTCGCTTCCCAATCAAAGTAGCCGACAACCTGTACATCCACCGCAAGTACGCGAAGAGGATTTACAAGGAGATAGAGAAGTCGCCTTTAAATGAAAAGCCAGGGTATGTATACAGCGACTTATCGTTTATACTTGCTCCGTTGGTGGTGCAGCACATCACTGGTGAAGATTTTGAGACTTACCTGAAGGAGAAAATCTACAAACCAATCGGCGCGACTTCCCTTACATTCAATCCATACAAATACTACTCTCCAGAAGATATTGTGCCAACAGAGTATGATTCCTTGTTCCGTAAGCAGCTGCTACACACAACTGTACACGACGAAGGAGCAGCCATGTTGGGAGGTGTGAGCGGCCATGCAGGTTTATTCGGAAACTCTAACGATGTGGCAAAACTCATGCAGCTTTACCTGAATGATGGTAAGTTCGCAGGGCAAACATATATCTCGGGCAACAAGGTGAGTCAGTTCAGCAAATGCCAGTTCTGTGACCAAGGTAACTACCGTGCCATCGGTTTTGACCGTCCGGCAAAGCCAGGGCAGCAGAACAGCAATGCAGCACCAAGCGCACCAGTAGAGAGCTTTGGCCACTCAGGCTTTACAGGTACCTACACTTGGGTAGACCCGGTAAATAACCTGGTGTATGTATTCCTGTCTAACAGAGTGCACCCAACACGCGAGAACAACCTGCTAGGTAAACTAAATACCCGTACGAATGTGCTGCAGGTGGTATATGATGCTATAGAGAAGAGCCAAAAAGTGCAGCAGTAA
- a CDS encoding serine hydrolase domain-containing protein, with protein sequence MGRLLTLIFLYTLLSCQTEDEDIIAPDTYTIPYTTEASLTSFSFLKADNTGLTADVDATISGTNISVDLPQGVSPDKLVATFTTSHPDAKLYIGSEEQEGQTAVIYAASGQVLKVESELGRGTSYRLEVNPTFTELDDALNMLMQRHNIPGLSVAITKNEKLVHVQSYGYADKEANLLVDDHSLFRIGSLSKPITSIAVLKLIQEGILSFPDKVFGPEGILKDDYPAPPANSEIDKITVEDLIRHKSGWTNEPRDPMFSNASLTAKEIITDVVLHQQLSFTPGSTYYYSNLGYAILGRIIEKVTGKSYADFVAEAVLQPAGIAHMQLAGSTLHDRVPAEVTYYQQEVSPYAFNMARMDAHGGWIATATDLMRFMTLVDRNFLVPDLINSQLLENTYFGYNTWSHYGSLPGTTAVLTRLNDEFSFTVLANTRNNELPHQVAEELNNTLKEMILAKEHWPETDLFQNALLAENQQLP encoded by the coding sequence ATGGGAAGACTGCTTACCCTGATTTTTCTCTACACCCTGTTGTCTTGCCAAACAGAGGATGAGGATATAATAGCACCCGATACTTATACTATTCCCTATACCACCGAAGCGAGCTTAACCTCTTTCAGCTTTTTGAAAGCGGATAACACTGGATTGACGGCGGATGTAGATGCGACTATCTCCGGCACCAATATCTCTGTGGATCTGCCACAAGGAGTATCTCCAGACAAGCTTGTGGCTACCTTTACTACCTCACACCCGGATGCCAAACTGTATATAGGTAGCGAAGAGCAGGAAGGCCAGACAGCAGTTATTTATGCCGCGTCTGGCCAGGTACTAAAAGTAGAGTCAGAACTAGGAAGAGGAACAAGCTATCGACTTGAGGTAAACCCAACCTTTACGGAACTAGACGATGCACTAAACATGCTGATGCAACGCCATAATATTCCTGGACTTTCGGTGGCTATTACCAAAAACGAAAAGCTTGTGCATGTTCAAAGCTATGGATACGCCGATAAGGAGGCCAACCTTCTGGTAGATGACCATAGCCTCTTCAGGATTGGAAGCCTGTCGAAGCCGATCACAAGTATAGCCGTTTTAAAGCTTATACAGGAAGGGATACTTTCTTTCCCTGATAAAGTCTTTGGGCCAGAAGGTATCCTTAAAGATGACTACCCTGCTCCACCAGCAAATTCAGAAATAGACAAAATCACGGTTGAAGACCTGATCCGACACAAATCAGGCTGGACCAACGAACCCAGAGACCCTATGTTCAGCAATGCGTCGCTCACCGCAAAGGAAATCATTACTGATGTGGTGCTTCACCAACAACTCAGTTTTACCCCCGGCTCGACTTATTACTACTCTAATTTAGGTTATGCTATACTTGGCAGAATCATTGAAAAGGTGACAGGCAAAAGCTATGCAGATTTTGTTGCAGAGGCTGTTTTGCAGCCAGCGGGCATCGCGCATATGCAACTTGCCGGCAGCACCTTACATGATCGAGTTCCTGCAGAGGTAACCTACTACCAACAGGAAGTGAGCCCTTATGCTTTCAATATGGCCCGCATGGATGCACATGGTGGCTGGATTGCTACAGCCACTGACCTGATGCGGTTTATGACCTTGGTTGATCGTAATTTCCTGGTGCCAGACCTGATCAATAGCCAGCTGCTGGAGAATACGTACTTTGGCTACAATACCTGGAGCCACTACGGCTCCTTGCCAGGCACAACAGCCGTTTTAACCAGGCTTAATGATGAGTTCAGTTTCACTGTTCTGGCAAACACCAGAAACAATGAGCTTCCGCACCAGGTTGCAGAAGAGCTAAACAACACATTAAAAGAAATGATATTAGCCAAAGAGCACTGGCCTGAAACTGACTTGTTCCAGAACGCTTTGCTGGCCGAAAACCAGCAACTGCCTTAA